From the genome of Colletotrichum higginsianum IMI 349063 chromosome 4, whole genome shotgun sequence, one region includes:
- a CDS encoding Rhamnogalacturonase: MALNTLIQVLFFSILSFASSALAAFGVTTSGSNFVVDAGSSNSLVFQVSKSSCDINSIKYRGNELQYASKGSHISSGLGTATVEATTITASTGKVIKVTCTTSTLTHYLIVKEGESNIYLATYITAEPSIGELRWISRLNKDILPSEYPFGSASTTAGSSSTVEGSDVFVVGGQTRSKFYSSERFIDDKVRCVYGTSPEEIHVCVSVEPKTGFELSSGGPFFRDINTNNAGDSTNLYNYMNSNHAQTEAYRMGLHGPYVQSFSRSGIPKNTDFNYDFYSELGLKGYVANSGRGTVTGTASGISGSFQRVVHWYNANAQYWTYASSSGAFTSPAMKPGTYTMVLYQTEFKVATTSVTVTAGKATTANIASGLTSHTSLWKIGEYDGQPTGFRNADKQLRMHPSDSRMSSWGPLTYTVGSSSASDFPMAIFTAVNNPVTIKFNLASAPGAATLRIATTLAFASGRPQAKVNSWSGPSPAAPTKIDSRGVTRGAYRGLGEVYDVSIPAGTLVAGANTITISVISGSSGDTYLSPSVIFDTVELFK, from the exons ATGGCGCTCAACACCCTTATTCAggttctcttcttctccattcTCTCCTTCGCCTCCTCTGCCCTGGCCGCCTTTGGCGTTACCACTTCGGGCAGCAACTTcgttgtcgatgccggcTCATCCAACTCCCTCGTCTTCCAAGTCTCCAAGTCCAGCTGCGACATCAACTCCATCAAGTACCGCGGCAATGAACTCCAGTACGCGAGCAAGGGCAGCCACATCAGCTCCGGCCTTGGTACCGCCACCGTCGAGGCtaccaccatcaccgccagCACCGGCAAGGTTATCAAGGTGACCTGCACTACATCGACTCTGACGCACTACCTCAtcgtcaaggagggcgagtCCAACATCTACTTGGCTACCTACATCACCGCCGAGCCCTCCATCGGCGAGCTCCGCTGGATCTCGCGTCTCAACAAGGACATCCTCCCCAGCGAATACCCCTTCGGTTCTgcctccaccaccgccggctcCAGCTCCACTGTCGAGGGCTCcgacgtcttcgtcgtcggcggccagaCGCGATCCAAGTTCTACTCGAGCGAGCGCTTCATCGATGACAAGGTCCGCTGCGTCTACGGCACCAGCCCCGAGGAGATCCATGTCTGCGTGTCCGTCGAGCCCAAGACCGGCTTCGAGCTGTCGTCCGGCGGCCCCTTTTTCCGCGatatcaacaccaacaacgcCGGCGACTCCACCAACCTATACAACTACATGAACAGCAACCACGCCCAGACCGAGGCCTACCGTATGGGTCTGCACGGCCCTTACGTTCAGTCCTTCTCCCGCTCCGGCATTCCCAAGAACACTGACTTCAACTACGACTTCTACAGCGAGCTCGGCCTCAAGGGCTACGTTGCCAATTCTGGTCGTGGCACCGTCACTGGCACCGCCTCGGGCATCTCCGGCAGCTTCCAGCGTGTTGTCCACTGGTACAACGCCAACGCCCAGTACTGGACCTACGCCTCCTCCAGCGGCGCCTTCACCTCGCCAGCGATGAAGCCCGGCACCTACACCATGGTCCTCTACCAGACCGAGTTCAAGGTCGCCACCACTTCCGTCACTGTCACTGCCGGCAAggccaccaccgccaacatCGCTAGCGGCCTGACCTCCCACACCAGCCTGTGGAAGATTGGGGAGTACGACGGTCAGCCCACCGGCTTCCGCAACGCCGACAAGCAGCTCCGTATGCACCCCTCCGACAGCCGCATGAGCAGCTGGGGACCATTGACATACACCGtcggctcctcctccgccagcgATTTCCCCATGGCCATCTTCACCGCCGTGAACAACCCTGTCACCATCAAGTTCAACCTCGCCTCTGCCCCTGGTGCTGCCACCCTCCGTATCGCCACCACCCTTGCCTTCGCCAGCGGTCGTCCCCAGGCCAAGGTGAACAGCTGGAGCGGCCCGTCCCCCGCTGCGCCCACCAAGATTGACTCTCGTGGCGTCACTCGTGGCGCTTACCGCGGTCTCGGTGAGGTCTACGACGTCAGCATCCCTGCTGGCACACTTGTTGCTGGTGCCAACACAATCACCATCTCTGTCATCTCCGGCAGCAGCGGTGACACTTACCTGAGCCCCAGTGTC ATCTTCGATACTGTTGAGCTTTTTAAGTAA
- a CDS encoding Beta-lactamase has protein sequence MYLFLILQASVCFAHGGLDCRPEGPAVPRPLSLANSNTFQLALSSFEEQLEQALSAKTNAGWVVENTSFSLAVVSTDQGPPSTPLWEFHHLASNSVNGTKDLTGNSQYLIGSVSKVLSTLVLLKSGLNLDSSITDYIPELNDTSSYIPWANVSLRALGSHLSGAPSNCLFLNLV, from the coding sequence ATGTACCTTTTTCTGATTCTTCAGGCGTCCGTTTGCTTTGCGCATGGGGGCCTCGACTGCCGACCTGAGGGTCCGGCGGTACCGCGTCCGCTCAGCCTGGCCAACTCCAACACCTTCCAACTCGCCCTGTCGTCGTTCGAAGAGCAACTAGAACAGGCCCTGTCGGCTAAGACAAATGCAGGCTGGGTTGTTGAAAACACATCCTTCTCCCTGGCCGTTGTatccactgaccaaggtcCTCCTTCAACACCTCTATGGGAGTTTCACCACCTAGCCAGCAACAGCGTCAATGGGACGAAAGACCTCACTGGGAATTCCCAGTACCTTATTGGTTCAGTCTCCAAGGTCCTTTCGACACTTGTGCTGCTCAAGAGCGGCCTTAATCTTGATAGTTCCATCACTGACTACATCCCGGAACTCAATGACACGTCCTCGTATATTCCGTGGGCTAATGTGTCGCTTCGCGCATTGGGCTCGCATCTTTCGGGCGCTCCGTCTAATTGTCTGTTTCTCAACCTCGTATAA
- a CDS encoding Ankyrin repeat protein, translated as MEDERPFTVEIPIRPREPRHRDSTIATQAKIEEVIHSPFEHHFRLSQPQHQQTKCPEGLKIISSTFAKTFRDRSPTSSTMSSTHVPDSATTCSMPMSPTSSTFTRATTPDIDGPERLPTPFLASKSGTNGHRYRESCDSGSTFVNSIHEERFPAYPESICIGHPYKDEDPMPLMDVVEPEDDGQNDMQHTAGTPKPPTPEDDFESHRGPAVPRQPLNERMSFDSGSDRLSRAWEPATPTPIDFSNEEADAVLDYVLQVTYGVELDEVNVPASFLRHFVFKFIQDIGRFAFTGFPLTTTQLTHTTSTSSNGSVPAARRSGSGQGSQNGKRKKGDASRLEGDDDGDDLTDDDGDSSVPFKRARPTPREVEENLRLSCPFRKRNPHRFNVREHHSCAMTYFPKFAELRQHIVKQHKRNDPSSFMCDRCNRDFPSKKDLRDHQRLPKEQMCDVSDHDPESGIDGPTMTKLLSRKRASGMTPEVQWKEIWNLLFPDDDDYKVQHFDFCPVIEHFELQAQFMNSLKDVEDSLRNKGMTQQALETIGNIYRNQFIQVIEQCITNAQMMPYSNRSNRKNEPSPSRFLAPRHLTRTVPRPDSGVDVDEGSEDSQSVTVFPGGVFDGQGLLGHSDSVKTVRRVSSTSSESRSSVPPRPLQPLMEQQPASGFGLAGSPSPQQRLSPFLQQQQHQQQQMPQQPTVFDQQADFMPMVGGMTPDMATQLWAYSEGNAETGTSPGGIGMYAPTLASNGQSQLLEWNSGLQNSNGIYDFSGYMPR; from the exons ATGGAGGATGAGCGGCCATTTACAGTTGAGATTCCAATTCGACCTCGGGAGCCGCGTCATCGCGACTCGACCATTGCCACGCAGGCCAAGATCGAAGAGGTCATTCACTCGCCCTTCGAACACCACTTCCGCTTATCGCAACCGCAACATCAACAGACAAAATGTCCCGAGGGCCTGAAAATCATCTCGAGCACATTCGCCAAGACGTTTCGCGATCGGTCGCCAACTTCTTCGACAATGAGCTCGACCCATGTCCCGGACTCTGCGACAACCTGCTCTATGCCCATGTCTCCCACCTCTTCTACATTCACGAGGGCCACCACGCCTGACATCGACGGGCCGGAGCGCTTGCCTACCCCCTTTCTCGCATCCAAATCCGGCACGAACGGTCATAGGTACCGGGAGTCTTGCGATTCAGGCTCGACCTTTGTGAACTCCATCCACGAGGAGAGGTTTCCGGCATATCCGGAGTCCATCTGCATTGGGCACCCGtacaaggacgaggacccAATGCCGCTCAtggatgtcgtcgagccgGAGGATGATGGGCAGAATGACATGCAGCACACAGCGGGGACGCCCAA gccgccgacgccggaAGATGATTTCGAGTCACACCGTGGGCCGGCTGTTCCCCGCCAGCCACTAAACGAACGGATGAGCTTTGACTCGGGCTCCGATCGTCTTTCGCGGGCCTGGGAACCCGCGACGCCAACGCCGATTGACTTCTCCAACGAGGAGGCTGACGCCGTTCTTGATTATGTCCTCCAGGTGACGTatggcgtcgagctcgacgaagTCAACGTGCCGGCGTCCTTCCTTCGCCATTTTGTCTTCAAGTTCATACAGGACATCGGCAGGTTCGCCTTCACCGGGTTTCCTCTCACGACAACGCAGTTAACACACACGACATCAACCTCGTCCAATGGCTCGGTGCCTGCGGCTCGAAGATCGGGGTCTGGTCAGGGCTCCCAGAACGGGAAACGGAAAAAGGGTGACGCAAGCCGCCTGGAAggggatgatgacggcgacgacttgaccgacgacgacggcgactcCAGCGTGCCCTTCAAACGAGCGAGGCCAACCCCTAGGGAAGTAGAAGAGAACCTGCGCCTTAGCTGTCCCTTTCGGAAGAGGAACCCGCATCGGTTCAACGTCAGAGAGCACCACTCCTGCGCCATGACCTACTTCCCAAAGTTCGCCGAGTTGAG GCAACACATTGTCAAGCAGCACAAGCGCAACGATCCCTCGTCTTTCATGTGTGACCGCTGCAACCGAGACTTCCCGAGCAAGAAGGACCTCAGAGACCACCAACGTCTACCCAAAGAGCAGATGTGCGACGTCTCCGATCATGACCCCGAGTCAGGGATCGATGGGCCCACGATGACGAAGCTGCTGAGCAGAAAGCGAGCAAGTGGCATGACCCCCGAAGTGCAGTGGAAGGAGATTTGGAACCTGTTGTTCCCTGACGATGATGACTACAAGGTCCAGCATTTCG ACTTCTGTCCCGTCATCGAGCACTTTGAGCTGCAAGCCCAGTTTATGAACAGCCTCAAAGACGTCGAAGACAGCCTCCGGAACAAGGGCATGACCCAACAGGCACTGGAAACAATTGGCAATATCTATCGTAACCAGTTCATCCAGGTCATCGAGCAGTGCATCACCAATGCCCAAATGATGCCCTACTCCAATAGAAGTAACCGGAAGAACGAGCCATCTCCCTCCCGCTTCTTGGCTCCACGTCACTTGACCCGCACTGTCCCCCGTCCGGACTCGGGCGTggatgtcgacgagggcTCCGAGGATAGCCAGTCTGTCACCGTCTTTCCCGGGGGCGTCTTTGACGGACAGGGATTATTGGGCCACTCGGACAGCGTGAAAACCGTCAGGCGGGTATCTTCTACCTCGTCGGAGTCCAGGAGCTcggtgccgccgaggccgctACAGCCTCTTATGGAGCAACAGCCTGCCTCTGGATTTGGTCTCGCAGGCTCTCCTTCTCCGCAGCAGAGGCTGTCGCCCTttcttcagcagcagcagcatcagcagcagcagatgccACAACAGCCCACGGTATTCGATCAGCAGGCTGATTTTATGCCGATGGTGGGTGGCATGACGCCAGACATGGCAACACAACTCTGGGCCTACAGCGAAGGCAATGCCGAGACAGGAACATCACCGGGCGGGATAGGCATGTATGCGCCAACATTGGCTTCCAACGGGCAGAGCCAGCTCCTGGAATGGAACTCGGGACTGCAGAACTCTAATGGGATTTACGACTTTTCAGGATATATGCCTCGTTGA
- a CDS encoding Hexose transporter: MVRFGVVSASPGELRLYFLCLYFGIGASVWGYNIGVMSSVLFNVGFDDATGHLSMGMKGIIISVYYIGTFFSYLLVSHPISDWLGRRYAALSGTVVVCLGAILQAVSNGATGVGTMIAGRVISGLGVAIVSTSVPLYQAEISPAQKRGHFVTVNHVGFIAGIATGLWVGFFMRFWRSSAGYFWGWRLSILLEIVPALVFGLGLPWIPETPRWLVEHGRKDQARSTLRWLREGSFDDDQIEQEFAGITHDVNEYHLSGTNWLSLFREKPLFARLWRATLLQFMAQICGASGIKYYLPFLLERLGLDMRVALMTSAIEMTIKIFFTVLEMFIIDRFGRRNCLAAGCVVMAFSLLINGAVPLAYGHELSDAASVVCIVFIFVYAMGFSVGFGPAAWVYNTEIFPTAVRARGLNFASVGGSIGAGIVSMIWSYGMAVLGSNSYFVFMVINIICIPVRKSGPAILVFSRHTNIVYETIYTFLPETKGRELEDMDALFGAVDKPRTNGEDAFAHLLRDDAPYRDSEDSAPDTTRD, from the exons ATGGTTCGGTTCGGTGTGGTGTCAGCTTCACCTGGCGAGTTACGCCTCTACTTCCTGTGCCTCTACTTTGGCATCGGTGCTTCAGTATGGGG ATACAATATTGGGGTCATGTCCTCAGTTCTTTTCAACGTTGGTTTCGACGATGCCACAGGCCACCTGTCTATGGGCATGaagggcatcatcatcagcgtCTACTACATCGGAACATTCTTCAGTTACCTTCTCGTTTCTCACCCTATCAGTGACTGGCTTGGGCGTCGGTACGCAGCCCTGTCTGGGACCGTCGTCGTGTGCCTAGGGGCCATCTTGCAAGCCGTCAGCAATGGCGCCACCGGCGTTGGTACCATGATCGCTGGTAGAGTCATCAGTGGACTCGGCGTGGCCATCGTCTCGACTTCGGTGCCTCTTTACCAGGC TGAGATCTCGCCGGCACAGAAACGCGGCCATTTCGTGACAGTGAACCACGTTGGATTCATCGCTGGTATCGCCACGGGTCTTTG GGTTGGTTTCTTCATGAGATTCTGGCGATCAAGTGCAGGATATTTCTGGGGTTGGCGATTGTCCATCTTGCTCGAGATAGTTCCGGCCCTCGTTTTTGGACTCGGGTTGCCATGGATCCCCGAAAC ACCGCGATGGCTTGTTGAGCATGGCCGAAAAGACCAAGCGCGTTCGACCCTTCGTTGGCTTCGTGAGGGTAGTTTCGACGACGATCAGATCGAACAGGAATTCGCCGGAATTACCCATGATGTCAACGAGTATCACCTGTCTGGCACCAACTGGCTTTCTCTATTTAGAGAGAAACCTTTGTTTGCCCGTCTGTGGCGCGCGACCTTGCTACAGTTTATGGCCCAGATCTGCGGTGCATCCGGCATAAAATACTACCTTCCGTTTCTGTTGGAACGTCTTGGGCTGGATATGAGGGTTGCTTTGATGACGAGCGCCATTGAGATGACAATCAAGATTTTCTTTACCGTTCTCGAGATGTTCATCATTGATCGTTTTGGGCGAAGAAATTGTCTCGCTGCTGGCTGTGTGGTCATGGCTTTCTCACTATTG ATCAACGGAGCTGTGCCTCTTGCGTATGGGCACGAACTCAGTGATGCTGCCAGTGTGGTTTGCATTGTTTTCATTTTTGTCTACGCCATGGGCTTCTCCGTAGGGTTTGGGCCGGCTGCTTGGGTGTACAATACAGAG ATCTTCCCCACAGCGGTACGAGCTCGCGGACTCAACTTTGCTTCGGTGGGCGGCTCTATTGGGGCCGGTATCGTCAGCATGATCTGGAGTTACGGTATGGCAGTCTTGGGCAGCAATTCGTACTTTGTGTTCATGGTCATAAACATCATCTGCATCCCGGTACGTAAATCAGGGCCTGCTATTCTCGTCTTTTCCAGACACACTAACATTGTCTACGAGACTATCTACACTTTTCTTCCGGAAACTAAGGGCCGCGAGCTTGAGGACATGGACGCACTCTTTGGGGCCGTCGATAAGCCAAGGACCAACGGCGAAG ACGCCTTTGCACATCTCCTGCGGGACGACGCTCCCTACAGGGATTCTGAGGATTCGGCACCTGATACGACGAGAGATTAG
- a CDS encoding beta-lactamase: MAVEQATGMSYSELLYTLVSGPLGLTNTLVSPGVSSRAVIPPVDNGWGSDYGISAPGGGLVSSLSDLSALAHGILSRKVLSPAKTREWLKPHAFAGSPHSFVGLPWEIFRPPNLVPENPHPVAIYAKSGGAYGYRSQLAILDEYGIAVVILTAGDMAAVPHIYDAMLATTVPAVDAVAREQAGDLSGTFVNGPSHSCVNATITQDNSSLILSSLTHNRSDTLSALTQIWAVTVGSQLTPIESTFRIFPTEDISTSTMDGRNVTREAWRIWFEPRYGTGSDLPGGGVGSQDCMSWTLNDWIYYGSEPVDRFVFVRDAETKEVVGLEFPFIRSGLLGRVGNRDLGDSIGCS; encoded by the exons atggcTGTAGAGCAAGCAACAGGAATGAGCTACTCGGAACTTCTATACACTCTTGTTTCCGGGCCCCTAGGACTTACAAACACCCTCGTCAGCCCTGGAGTATCGTCCAGAGCGGTGATCCCTCCGGTGGACAACGGCTGGGGCAGCGACTATGGTATCAGTGCGCC GGGTGGTGGTCTCGTTTCGTCGTTATCAGATCTCTCGGCCCTAGCCCATGGCATTCTTTCTAGGAAGGTTCTCTCGCCGGCCAAGACGCGAGAATGGCTCAAACCACACGCTTTCGCCGGGTCCCCTCACTCATTCGTAGGGCTTCCCTGGGAGATCTTTCGACCTCCAAATCTCGTCCCCGAAAATCCTCATCCCGTGGCCATATATGCCAAGTCTGGTGGCGCGTACGGGTATCGCAGTCAACtggccatcctcgacgagTACGGCATTGCCGTAGTTATTCTCACTGCAGGTGATATGGCTGCGGTCCCACACATCTATGACGCCATGCTTGCTACGACTGTACCAGCCGTCGATGCTGTTGCGCGAGAGCAAGCAGGCGATCTCAGCGGTACTTTCGTCAACGGCCCCTCCCACAGTTGCGTCAATGCAACAATCACTCAAGACAACAGTTCACTGATTCTCTCGTCGTTGACCCACAATCGATCAGATACTCTATCTGCACTGACCCAGATTTGGGCGGTGACAGTCGGCTCTCAACTAACTCCCATCGAATCCACATTCAGAATCTTCCCAACCGAGGACATTTCCACATCCACAATGGATGGGAGAAACGTGACGAGAGAGGCGTGGCGAATCTGGTTCGAACCGAGGTACGGCACCGGCTCCGATCTTCCGGGCGGCGGAGTTGGTTCGCAGGATTGCATGTCATGGACTCTCAACGACTGGATCTACTACGGTTCCGAGCCTGTGGATCGATTTGTGTTTGTACGAG